The Hyalangium gracile genome has a window encoding:
- a CDS encoding trypsin-like peptidase domain-containing protein — protein sequence MRIKLRVLSLSLLAVALTGGCRSSSSSAPAGEAPPTAPARPPVAAVPPSVPEGFVVRPVFETEQGPLAAGTAFFVTIPGQPGPLGLTAHHLFGPAGGLERQVLAGELGRFVKAAGFRELDGQELNPAGPMVVLPSAGHAPDTDEVDWSMDVAAFRAPESLAPRALRLSAKNAEVGEEVWLVAEVLGGKTASQRMHRARVATSKPRLLAYSFEDTTLVMRATSGAPVVNARGEVVGIHLAGGLVDGTLWGQAHPVESVRTHLAQGLSAPALQPR from the coding sequence ATGCGAATCAAGCTCCGAGTCCTGTCTCTCAGCCTGCTGGCGGTAGCGCTCACGGGTGGCTGCCGCAGCTCTTCTTCCTCCGCGCCGGCCGGTGAAGCACCGCCCACCGCTCCCGCCAGACCGCCAGTCGCTGCCGTACCGCCCTCGGTGCCCGAGGGCTTCGTCGTGCGGCCTGTGTTCGAGACGGAGCAGGGACCGCTGGCGGCGGGGACCGCCTTCTTCGTGACGATTCCGGGACAGCCGGGGCCGCTGGGGCTCACGGCGCACCACCTCTTCGGTCCGGCGGGTGGGCTCGAGCGGCAGGTGCTGGCGGGCGAGCTGGGCCGCTTCGTCAAGGCCGCGGGCTTCCGCGAGCTGGACGGCCAGGAGCTGAACCCCGCCGGGCCGATGGTGGTGCTGCCGTCAGCGGGCCATGCGCCGGACACGGACGAGGTGGACTGGTCCATGGACGTGGCGGCGTTCCGTGCCCCCGAGAGCCTTGCGCCGCGCGCGCTGCGTCTGTCGGCGAAGAATGCGGAGGTAGGGGAGGAGGTGTGGCTGGTGGCCGAGGTGCTGGGCGGCAAGACCGCGAGCCAGCGCATGCACCGGGCGCGTGTGGCGACCTCGAAGCCTCGGCTGCTGGCGTACAGCTTCGAGGACACCACGCTCGTGATGCGCGCCACGAGTGGGGCTCCGGTGGTGAACGCTCGGGGCGAGGTGGTGGGCATCCACCTCGCGGGTGGGCTGGTCGACGGCACTCTGTGGGGCCAGGCCCATCCCGTGGAGAGTGTGCGCACCCACCTCGCACAGGGGCTCTCCGCGCCCGCCCTCCAGCCGCGCTGA
- a CDS encoding trifunctional serine/threonine-protein kinase/ATP-binding protein/sensor histidine kinase, whose amino-acid sequence MLDVQGYTLVGPIRTTGSNQLFQAVRDTDGAHVILKSPNQLRVTSLERERYRREFSILQRLQGVAGVTRPVACELARERPVLILEHLEGTPLSDALGEPFSIQRFLELAIGLATTLAEIHLRGVIHKDIKPSNVLLTPTGQPRLIDFGAATLQRVEHVEAVPSTLIEGTLAYMSPEQTGRMNRAVDYRTDLYSLGVTFYEVLTGRKPFSGRDALEWFHAHMAVVPRPPRELNAAIPSELSTLVLKLLSKVAEERYQSATGLKNDLLRCQASLQQGSQEPFVLGAQDIPLRFQIPQRLYGRSAQVGTLLQALERTACGRRAELLLVSGYSGIGKSSVVHELHKPVVRQRGFFLSGKFDQFQRDVPYATLSQAIRGLVQHLLAGTDEELAGWRERLREAWKDEGQVLVELIPQLERVAGRQPSVPELPPTDALRRLTRVFQQFLGIFANAEHPLVVFLDDLQWADAASLQLLQHLLAQDDAPPVLWIGAYRDNEVGPAHPVTAMVTAVRKAGARVTDIHLAPLSLEQTVQLVSDALPGAEPGVVAPLAAQVHEKTDGNPFFLLQLMQALHQDGLLVRTVEGGWRWDAEGVRAKGYSDNVVDFLVGTLSQLPAETQHLLRLAACVGNSFPLSLLVIISSLEERQVEQDLEPALQEGLVMRTGPEHYRFLHDRIQQASHVLIPEAEREALHLRIGRLLLGSLSPSEVRERLFDIVSQFNVAVALLTDERERHAIARLNAEAGARARASSAHGSAVTYLTTAFALIPGEPWRTDPELAFKVRLERASSELMTGHSAEALQLTEELLSHARSLTEIADAYTVKNEILLIGGDIDAAASCLLECLARLGMPMKLRPTWEEVVAAHDEVWELLGERPIPSLLELPLMTDANTQVVMRVLSLLFAPAYFSDNNLLILHLCRMASLTIRYGNTDAAAHGYGWFGVITGFFFKRPQQGYAFGVLARQLVERYDLTAYRAKALLSLELVCYFNRPLAQAQEAILEASRYAQQTGDYQLACYSGLHSVWNRFAMGHSLDEVYEESVARLDFMSKGGFAGLQDVLFLIQRYVQQLRGRSHSFDTMSGADFDEASFEAGLTPAHMHLMQGWYWLNKMQSRFMCGAYEEARVASDEMGRFLWCFISIIQIQDYHLYRSLSLAASYEAGSPERRQQDLKELERHHQQLEEWAVNCPETFSSPAQLVRAERARLGGRLEEAMNAYEAAIRSARQNGFIQNVGLASELAANFYRKRQAPIIADAYAREARAAYVAWGAQGKVKHLDALWPHLVPSVASTSTTTTSTDSMQIDAITAVKAQQAISGEIVLERLVSTLMRVALENAGAQRGALLLPRGGRLAVVASAEASSHEATALSEQEAAQVLPWTLIAYVQRTHEHVLMGDASRPHGFPADPYLERSGVRSVLCVPMMRQERCAGVMYLENSLVSGAFTPARLSMMQHLASQAAISIENAELYAEVRRAEEALRRANDELERRVEARTHELKQAQVQLVDTARAAGMAEIASNVLHNVGNVLTSAVINLEQMRRAVGSSHAGKVTQVSALLAQHQSDLADFLSHDPRGSRLTEYLTALGEVLTREQAVLREDLEAMASHIEHIRSIVQVQQTYAKTSLMLDECDLSQLIEDALRLQNVSLRRHGVMVKLELTPVPLVRVDKHKVLQILINLLSNAKQAMDALPQEQRHLKVRLSVEGTMARLQVIDSGIGIIPEVRAKLFTHGFTTRKDGHGFGLHSSALAAKLLGGKLQIDSDGPGRGATATLELPLQ is encoded by the coding sequence ATGCTGGATGTCCAAGGGTACACCCTGGTCGGGCCCATCCGAACCACGGGCTCCAATCAGTTGTTTCAGGCGGTGCGAGACACGGATGGCGCGCACGTCATCCTCAAGAGCCCGAATCAGCTTCGCGTCACCTCGCTGGAGCGCGAGCGCTACCGCCGGGAGTTCAGCATCCTCCAGCGGCTTCAGGGAGTTGCAGGCGTCACCCGGCCGGTGGCCTGCGAGCTGGCGCGGGAGCGCCCCGTGCTCATCCTCGAGCACCTGGAGGGCACCCCGCTGTCGGACGCCCTCGGCGAGCCCTTCTCTATCCAGCGCTTCCTGGAGCTGGCCATCGGGCTGGCCACGACGCTGGCGGAGATCCATCTGCGTGGAGTCATCCACAAGGACATCAAGCCTTCCAATGTCCTACTGACACCCACGGGTCAGCCGCGCCTCATCGACTTTGGCGCCGCCACGCTGCAGCGAGTCGAGCACGTGGAGGCGGTGCCCTCCACCCTGATCGAAGGGACGCTGGCGTACATGTCGCCGGAGCAGACCGGGCGGATGAACCGCGCGGTGGACTACCGAACGGACCTGTACTCGCTGGGGGTGACCTTCTACGAGGTGCTCACGGGGAGGAAGCCGTTCAGCGGGCGCGACGCGTTGGAGTGGTTCCACGCGCACATGGCGGTGGTGCCCCGGCCTCCCCGGGAGCTCAACGCGGCCATCCCGTCGGAGCTCTCGACGCTGGTGCTCAAGCTGCTGTCCAAGGTCGCCGAGGAGCGCTACCAGAGCGCCACCGGCCTGAAGAATGATCTGCTGCGCTGCCAGGCCAGCCTGCAACAGGGCTCCCAGGAGCCCTTCGTGCTGGGAGCGCAGGACATCCCCCTGCGCTTCCAGATCCCCCAGCGGCTCTACGGGCGCTCCGCGCAGGTGGGCACGCTGCTGCAAGCCTTAGAGCGTACCGCGTGCGGCAGGAGAGCCGAGCTGCTCCTGGTCAGTGGCTACTCGGGCATCGGCAAGTCGTCGGTGGTCCACGAGCTGCACAAGCCGGTGGTGAGGCAACGAGGCTTCTTCCTGAGCGGCAAGTTCGATCAGTTCCAGCGAGACGTGCCATACGCCACGCTGTCGCAGGCCATTCGCGGGCTCGTGCAACACCTGCTGGCGGGCACGGACGAGGAGCTGGCCGGGTGGCGCGAGCGCCTGCGGGAGGCCTGGAAGGACGAGGGGCAGGTGCTGGTGGAGCTCATCCCGCAGCTGGAGCGTGTGGCCGGCAGGCAGCCCTCCGTCCCGGAGCTGCCACCCACGGATGCCCTCAGGCGGCTGACGCGCGTGTTCCAGCAGTTCCTGGGCATCTTCGCCAATGCCGAGCACCCGCTGGTGGTGTTCCTGGATGACCTGCAGTGGGCGGACGCCGCGAGCCTGCAGCTGTTGCAGCACCTGCTGGCCCAGGACGACGCCCCGCCGGTGCTGTGGATCGGCGCCTACCGCGACAACGAGGTGGGCCCCGCGCATCCGGTGACGGCGATGGTGACGGCGGTGCGCAAGGCGGGCGCGCGGGTCACCGACATCCACCTGGCGCCGCTCAGCCTGGAGCAGACGGTGCAACTGGTGAGCGACGCGCTGCCTGGAGCGGAGCCTGGGGTGGTGGCGCCCCTGGCGGCCCAGGTCCACGAGAAGACGGACGGCAACCCCTTCTTCCTGCTCCAGCTGATGCAGGCCCTGCACCAGGACGGCCTGCTGGTGCGCACGGTCGAGGGTGGGTGGCGCTGGGACGCGGAGGGGGTGCGCGCCAAGGGCTACTCGGACAACGTGGTGGACTTCCTGGTGGGCACCCTGAGCCAGCTTCCTGCCGAGACTCAGCACCTGCTGCGGCTGGCCGCCTGCGTGGGCAACAGCTTCCCGCTCTCCCTGCTGGTCATCATCTCCAGCCTGGAGGAGCGCCAGGTGGAACAGGACCTGGAGCCCGCGCTCCAGGAGGGCCTGGTGATGCGCACCGGCCCCGAGCACTACCGCTTCCTGCACGATCGTATCCAACAGGCCTCGCATGTCCTCATCCCCGAGGCGGAGCGCGAGGCCCTCCATCTGCGCATCGGCCGGCTGCTGCTCGGCAGCCTGTCGCCTTCCGAGGTGCGCGAGCGGCTCTTCGACATCGTCAGCCAGTTCAACGTGGCGGTGGCCCTGCTCACCGATGAGCGGGAGCGTCACGCCATCGCGCGCCTGAACGCCGAGGCTGGCGCCAGGGCCAGGGCCTCCAGCGCGCATGGCTCGGCGGTGACCTACCTCACGACCGCCTTCGCGCTCATCCCGGGCGAGCCCTGGCGGACGGATCCGGAGCTGGCCTTCAAGGTGCGGCTCGAGCGGGCCAGCAGCGAGCTGATGACGGGTCACTCCGCCGAGGCGCTCCAGCTGACGGAGGAGCTCCTGTCGCACGCCAGGAGCCTCACCGAGATCGCCGACGCCTACACCGTGAAGAACGAGATCCTCCTCATCGGCGGTGACATCGACGCCGCGGCCTCATGTCTGCTGGAGTGCCTGGCGCGGCTGGGCATGCCGATGAAGCTCCGCCCCACCTGGGAGGAGGTCGTCGCCGCCCATGACGAGGTCTGGGAGCTCCTGGGGGAGCGCCCCATCCCGAGTCTCCTCGAGCTGCCGCTGATGACGGACGCGAACACCCAGGTCGTCATGAGGGTGCTGTCCCTGCTCTTCGCTCCGGCCTACTTCTCGGACAACAACCTGCTCATCCTCCACCTGTGCCGGATGGCCTCGCTCACCATCCGTTACGGCAACACCGATGCCGCGGCGCACGGCTACGGCTGGTTTGGGGTCATCACCGGCTTCTTCTTCAAGAGGCCCCAGCAGGGCTATGCCTTCGGTGTGCTCGCGCGGCAGCTCGTCGAGCGCTACGACCTGACGGCCTACCGCGCCAAGGCGCTCCTCAGCCTGGAGCTCGTCTGCTACTTCAACCGGCCCCTGGCCCAGGCGCAGGAGGCCATCCTCGAGGCTTCTCGGTACGCCCAGCAGACGGGCGACTACCAGCTGGCGTGCTACTCCGGCCTGCACAGCGTCTGGAACCGCTTCGCGATGGGGCACTCCCTGGACGAGGTGTATGAAGAGTCGGTGGCGCGGCTCGACTTCATGAGCAAGGGCGGCTTCGCGGGGCTGCAGGACGTGCTCTTCCTCATCCAGCGCTACGTGCAGCAGCTGCGCGGCCGCTCGCACTCGTTCGATACGATGAGCGGGGCTGACTTCGACGAGGCGAGCTTCGAGGCGGGGCTGACCCCGGCTCACATGCACCTGATGCAGGGGTGGTACTGGCTGAACAAGATGCAGTCGCGCTTCATGTGCGGGGCCTACGAGGAGGCGCGCGTCGCGAGCGACGAGATGGGCCGCTTCCTGTGGTGCTTCATCAGCATCATCCAGATCCAGGACTACCACCTCTATCGCTCCTTGAGCCTGGCCGCCTCCTACGAGGCAGGAAGCCCGGAGCGGCGGCAGCAGGACCTGAAGGAGCTCGAGCGGCACCACCAGCAGCTGGAGGAGTGGGCCGTGAACTGCCCGGAGACCTTCTCGTCGCCGGCGCAGCTGGTGCGCGCCGAGCGGGCCCGTCTGGGAGGCCGGCTGGAGGAGGCGATGAACGCGTACGAGGCCGCCATCCGGTCCGCCCGGCAGAACGGCTTCATCCAGAACGTGGGCCTCGCCAGCGAGCTGGCGGCCAACTTCTACCGCAAGCGCCAGGCGCCCATCATCGCGGATGCATACGCCCGCGAGGCCCGAGCCGCCTACGTGGCGTGGGGCGCCCAGGGCAAGGTCAAGCACCTGGACGCGCTGTGGCCGCACCTGGTGCCCTCGGTTGCCTCCACGAGCACGACGACCACCTCCACGGACTCGATGCAGATCGACGCGATCACGGCGGTGAAGGCGCAGCAGGCCATCTCCGGCGAGATCGTCCTGGAGCGCCTGGTGTCCACCCTCATGCGCGTCGCACTGGAGAACGCCGGGGCGCAGCGAGGCGCGCTGCTGTTGCCGCGAGGAGGCAGACTCGCGGTCGTGGCCAGCGCGGAGGCCTCCTCCCACGAGGCCACTGCGCTCTCGGAGCAGGAGGCGGCCCAGGTGCTGCCCTGGACGCTGATCGCCTATGTGCAGCGCACCCATGAGCACGTGCTGATGGGCGACGCCTCCAGGCCCCACGGCTTTCCCGCCGATCCCTACCTGGAGCGCAGTGGTGTCCGGTCCGTGCTCTGTGTGCCGATGATGCGCCAGGAGCGGTGCGCGGGAGTGATGTACCTGGAGAACAGCCTGGTCTCGGGGGCGTTCACGCCCGCGCGGCTGTCGATGATGCAGCACCTGGCCTCGCAGGCGGCCATCTCCATCGAGAACGCGGAGCTGTACGCGGAGGTTCGTCGGGCGGAGGAGGCCCTGCGCCGGGCCAACGATGAGCTGGAGCGGCGCGTGGAGGCTCGCACGCATGAGCTCAAGCAGGCGCAGGTCCAGTTGGTGGACACCGCCCGGGCGGCGGGCATGGCGGAGATCGCCTCCAACGTGCTGCACAACGTGGGCAACGTGCTCACCAGCGCCGTCATCAACCTGGAACAGATGCGCAGGGCGGTGGGGTCCTCTCACGCGGGCAAGGTGACGCAGGTCTCCGCCCTGCTCGCGCAGCACCAGTCCGACCTGGCGGACTTCCTGAGCCACGACCCCAGGGGCAGCCGCTTGACCGAATACCTCACGGCCCTGGGAGAGGTGCTCACGCGCGAGCAGGCAGTGCTGCGCGAGGATCTGGAGGCGATGGCTTCACACATCGAGCACATCCGCTCCATCGTCCAGGTGCAGCAGACGTATGCCAAGACGTCGCTGATGCTGGACGAGTGTGACTTGTCGCAGCTCATTGAAGATGCGCTGCGGCTGCAGAACGTCTCGCTGCGGCGGCATGGTGTCATGGTGAAGCTGGAGCTGACGCCCGTGCCGCTGGTGCGAGTGGACAAGCACAAGGTGCTGCAGATCCTCATCAACCTCCTGAGCAACGCGAAGCAGGCCATGGACGCGCTGCCCCAGGAGCAGCGGCACCTGAAGGTGCGGCTGAGCGTGGAGGGGACGATGGCGCGGCTCCAGGTCATCGACAGCGGCATCGGGATCATCCCCGAGGTGCGCGCCAAGCTCTTCACGCACGGCTTCACCACGCGCAAGGATGGGCATGGCTTCGGACTGCACTCCAGCGCGCTGGCGGCAAAGCTGCTCGGAGGCAAGCTCCAGATCGACAGTGACGGGCCGGGCCGGGGTGCGACCGCCACGCTCGAACTGCCACTGCAATAG
- a CDS encoding DUF1588 domain-containing protein, producing MAVFSVTLALGVGCSGQSSGGDGDGDGNGNGNGNGNGNGDGDGCKVQALVQERCVSCHAASPINGAPISLASLDFLRLQSQKEPSQSVAQRCVERMKSTDSPMPPAGGAPATADEIAVLSSWIEAGMPACADGGEVPRSPPNLLPQNELFTCKDAVSDAPTRIRRMNRWQWTRNVGGSVTRGWTGFTFFDNPFDPGAGEAYSTYATDATLDEATIELFLPVLNEAGPPWAGPYTGDNRLERLRLDTTLRCMRQDDRPTAACVRHYLHEFLLHGVLFREPSDGELNRLQQFATTILAAEPPSSGGTDTRTHSINRISNAAWMTAGALFRTESGDPTATGRTQLTAWELGQQLAYAVGSRAPGATPTWVYPDFSAPLEGHLADIAAAAANGTVRDPVTAEALFLKNVGGTDPSRFDLIQDYNEDERAARGQYWLGDGATGFFREWLGYSKIPEIFKERPEALSAFDDGDPSGYRSQLSSYSNLMDGYYGDEPTLVQQMEDLVARVVVEDKDVLKNLLTTRRYYLASTTQPTPAPNATRYTGQIYNVTQPVDTARWVTLPTNQRAGVLTHPAWLGSHGGNFEDDPSIVHRGKWVRENLLCGYIPPLSSVRVMAKVGPHAPNKSARVRLDEATNKAECQGCHSLMNPLGYPFEIYNHAGYLRAHDHAADGSLGPPNGSSTLSGLPDPELNGPVRDAVEFSEKLAKSPWVKRCFIRQAFRYYMGRDENLTDACTLAKMEQAYDSTGGSFTRMVGALIKSDTWTSRRIPGAGE from the coding sequence GTGGCGGTGTTCTCCGTGACGCTGGCGCTGGGCGTGGGTTGCAGCGGGCAAAGCTCCGGCGGCGACGGTGACGGCGACGGCAACGGCAACGGCAACGGCAACGGCAACGGCAACGGCGACGGCGATGGCTGCAAGGTCCAGGCGCTGGTTCAGGAGCGCTGCGTGAGCTGCCACGCGGCGAGCCCGATCAACGGCGCGCCGATCTCCCTCGCATCGCTGGACTTCCTTCGCCTCCAGTCCCAGAAAGAGCCGTCGCAGTCGGTCGCCCAGCGCTGCGTCGAGCGGATGAAGAGCACCGACAGCCCGATGCCTCCCGCGGGCGGGGCCCCGGCCACCGCGGACGAGATCGCGGTGCTCTCCTCGTGGATCGAGGCGGGCATGCCCGCCTGCGCCGACGGCGGCGAGGTGCCGCGCAGCCCGCCGAACCTGCTCCCGCAGAACGAGCTGTTCACCTGCAAGGACGCGGTCTCCGACGCGCCGACGCGCATCCGCCGCATGAACCGCTGGCAGTGGACACGCAACGTGGGCGGCTCGGTCACCCGCGGCTGGACCGGCTTCACCTTCTTCGACAACCCGTTCGACCCGGGCGCGGGCGAGGCCTACAGCACCTACGCCACCGACGCGACGCTCGACGAGGCGACGATCGAGCTGTTCCTCCCGGTGCTCAACGAGGCAGGCCCACCGTGGGCGGGGCCGTACACCGGCGACAATCGGCTCGAGCGCCTGCGGCTCGACACGACGCTCCGCTGCATGCGGCAAGACGATCGCCCCACCGCCGCGTGCGTTCGGCACTACCTGCACGAGTTCCTGCTTCACGGAGTCCTCTTCCGCGAGCCGAGCGATGGCGAGCTGAACCGGCTGCAGCAGTTCGCGACCACGATCCTCGCCGCCGAGCCGCCCTCGTCCGGCGGAACCGACACCCGTACCCACTCGATCAACCGCATCTCCAACGCGGCGTGGATGACCGCCGGTGCGCTGTTCCGCACCGAGAGCGGCGATCCGACCGCCACCGGCCGCACCCAGCTCACCGCCTGGGAGCTCGGTCAGCAGCTCGCGTACGCCGTCGGAAGCCGCGCCCCCGGAGCAACGCCGACCTGGGTCTACCCCGATTTCTCCGCGCCCCTCGAAGGCCACCTCGCGGACATCGCGGCGGCCGCCGCCAATGGCACCGTCCGCGACCCGGTGACGGCCGAGGCCCTCTTCCTCAAGAACGTGGGCGGAACCGATCCGAGCCGGTTCGATCTGATTCAGGACTACAACGAGGACGAGCGCGCGGCGCGCGGGCAGTACTGGCTGGGCGACGGCGCGACCGGGTTCTTCCGCGAGTGGCTCGGCTACTCGAAGATCCCCGAGATCTTCAAGGAGCGCCCCGAGGCGCTCTCCGCGTTCGACGACGGCGACCCGAGCGGCTACCGCTCGCAGCTCTCCTCCTATTCGAACCTGATGGACGGCTACTACGGCGACGAGCCGACGCTGGTGCAGCAGATGGAGGACCTCGTCGCGCGGGTGGTGGTCGAGGACAAGGACGTGCTGAAGAACCTCCTCACCACGCGCCGGTACTACCTGGCCTCGACCACCCAGCCGACGCCGGCCCCGAACGCGACGCGGTACACCGGACAGATCTACAACGTCACCCAGCCGGTCGACACGGCTCGCTGGGTGACGCTGCCCACCAACCAGCGCGCTGGCGTGCTCACCCACCCGGCGTGGCTCGGCTCGCACGGCGGAAACTTCGAGGACGATCCGTCGATCGTGCACCGCGGCAAGTGGGTCCGAGAGAACCTGCTCTGCGGCTACATCCCGCCGCTGAGCTCGGTGCGGGTGATGGCGAAGGTGGGACCGCACGCCCCGAACAAGAGCGCTCGCGTGCGGCTCGACGAAGCGACCAACAAGGCCGAGTGCCAGGGCTGCCACTCGCTGATGAACCCGCTCGGGTACCCGTTCGAGATCTACAACCACGCTGGCTACCTGCGCGCGCATGACCACGCCGCGGATGGCTCGCTCGGCCCCCCGAATGGCTCGTCAACGCTGAGCGGTCTGCCCGACCCGGAGCTGAACGGCCCGGTGCGCGACGCCGTCGAGTTCTCGGAGAAGCTCGCGAAGTCGCCGTGGGTGAAGCGCTGCTTCATCCGCCAGGCGTTCCGTTACTACATGGGTCGCGACGAGAACCTCACCGATGCGTGCACGCTCGCGAAGATGGAGCAGGCCTACGACTCGACTGGAGGCTCGTTCACCAGGATGGTGGGCGCGCTGATCAAGAGCGACACCTGGACCAGCCGCCGCATTCCCGGAGCGGGAGAATGA